Proteins encoded by one window of Aspergillus chevalieri M1 DNA, chromosome 6, nearly complete sequence:
- a CDS encoding DUF5572 domain-containing protein (COG:S;~EggNog:ENOG410PS96;~PFAM:PF17733), giving the protein MEQTTEPQSGASQASLFERLKSYPFNTDSEFANGLSIILGHPDVPASETEINRNDDLVLQAKCFYFSRKEDLSPPLDFAAFKVWLAQGAGAVQSSHPSVQPGEPSMLSNPTRTSAQEPTYPSSFAHIVELITTGQPIPGIQQIPDTVLTGHDTSSEQPKRLKPWEKERDKSSETV; this is encoded by the exons ATGGAGCAAACAACTGAACCTCAATCCGGAGCATCTCAGGCAAGCTTATTCGAGAGATTGAAATCATATCCATTTAATACCGACTCAGAGTTTGCCAATGGTCTCTCTATTATACTTGGTCACCCAGACGTCCCCGCCAGTGAGACTGAGATCAATCGCAACGATGATCTAGTATTACAGGCAAAATGCTTTTATTTCTCGCG GAAAGAAGATCTGTCACCACCACTTGACTTTGCGGCATTCAAAGTGTGGTTGGCACAAGGCGCAGGAGCAGTACAGTCATCCCACCCATCCgtccaacctggggaacctTCCATGCTCTCAAATCCGACCCGAACTTCTGCACAAGAGCCAACCTATCCGTCATCTTTCGCACACATAGTTGAACTCATCACCACCGGTCAACCGATCCCAGGGATTCAGCAAATACCAGACACGGTATTAACGGGTCATGATACCTCGAGCGAACAGCCGAAGAGATTAAAGCCGTGGGAAAAGGAACGAGACAAGTCCAGTGAAACGGTATGA